From Paenibacillus graminis, a single genomic window includes:
- a CDS encoding transposase, translated as MILRDPKGNPVILATNLHWHSPEKIAEIYRKRWQIEVFFRWIKQQLNVPRLFGTTPNAVYGQLYTALLVYVLLKYLFDQGNASVHSTAKLTFAEFDRLFRLQSLPLEWRVFLSCNLNFLNIG; from the coding sequence GTGATCTTGCGAGATCCGAAAGGCAACCCCGTCATCTTAGCAACGAATTTGCACTGGCATTCGCCTGAGAAAATCGCGGAGATTTATCGAAAACGTTGGCAGATCGAAGTATTTTTTCGCTGGATTAAGCAACAACTGAATGTTCCAAGATTATTTGGGACCACGCCAAATGCGGTATATGGACAGCTCTATACGGCTTTATTGGTGTACGTTCTGCTCAAATATCTGTTTGACCAAGGGAATGCTTCGGTCCATAGCACCGCAAAACTAACATTCGCCGAATTCGATCGGTTATTTCGCCTACAATCTTTGCCGCTCGAATGGAGGGTGTTCCTATCCTGTAACTTAAATTTCCTAAATATAGGTTAA
- a CDS encoding aldo/keto reductase has translation MNTNISGTIALKDGTAVTKMGQGTWNMGDSTATRDEEIAALRLGVELGMNLIDTAEMYGDGRSEEMVGEAIRGIRDQVFLVSKVHPDNAGLDRITRSCEESLKRLGTDHLDLYLLHWRGKIPLEETVKGMEQLVASGKIARWGVSNLDTGDMKELLRIPGGDRCAVNQVLYHLGSRGIEHELLPWQRTHKIPVMAYSPLAQAGTLRKGLAENETVQEIAQKHGATPLQIMLAWSIREDDVIAIPKASSREHVTENAAAAKIRLSEEECWKLDDAFPQPAWKVPLDMI, from the coding sequence ATGAACACCAATATATCCGGTACTATCGCACTCAAGGACGGAACTGCTGTGACAAAAATGGGCCAGGGAACCTGGAACATGGGCGACAGCACAGCCACGCGTGATGAGGAAATAGCTGCTCTCAGGCTGGGGGTGGAGCTGGGCATGAATCTCATTGATACCGCCGAAATGTATGGGGACGGCCGTTCCGAAGAAATGGTGGGTGAAGCCATCCGGGGCATCCGGGATCAGGTTTTTCTCGTCTCCAAGGTGCACCCGGATAATGCCGGTCTGGACCGGATTACCCGCAGCTGTGAAGAAAGTCTGAAGCGTCTGGGAACGGATCATCTGGACTTGTACCTCCTGCACTGGCGGGGGAAAATCCCGCTGGAAGAGACGGTTAAGGGAATGGAACAGCTCGTAGCCTCCGGTAAAATCGCCCGCTGGGGCGTATCCAACCTCGATACCGGGGATATGAAGGAGCTGCTGCGCATTCCTGGCGGAGACCGCTGTGCTGTAAATCAGGTCCTCTATCATCTCGGCTCACGGGGCATTGAGCATGAGCTGCTGCCATGGCAGCGTACCCACAAGATCCCTGTAATGGCTTACTCGCCGCTGGCCCAGGCAGGCACGCTCCGCAAAGGGTTGGCGGAGAATGAGACCGTACAGGAGATAGCACAGAAACATGGGGCAACCCCGTTGCAGATCATGCTGGCCTGGAGCATCCGGGAAGATGATGTAATTGCCATCCCCAAAGCATCGAGCCGCGAGCATGTCACCGAAAACGCCGCAGCCGCGAAGATCCGGCTGAGCGAAGAGGAATGCTGGAAGCTTGATGATGCTTTTCCG